A single window of Eisenibacter elegans DSM 3317 DNA harbors:
- a CDS encoding alkaline phosphatase D family protein, translated as MKRFVHSLLFLVCLCPTLLLAQNPVFEYGVASGDPLHDRVIIWTRVSPAKANTKKTQVRWQIAADAGMQNIVKSGKYEAVLAQDYTVKVDVIGLQPGQTYYYRFETEGQQSPVGRTKTAPTNGAKHLRFAVVSCSNYQAGFFNAYARIADREDLDAVIHLGDYIYEYGEGSYGDSTLAANGKRSLEPKHEIVSLADYRQRYAHYRRDPDLQRVHQMHPFITVWDDHESANDAYTDGAQNHNEGEGSWAQRQAHARQVYAEWMPIRGEAQSIYRKINYGSMADILMLDTRLEGREEQIKDVTDPALYAPDRTILGKDQRQWLLDELKNSTARWKVIGNQVVFAEFNVGWAAAATGRQPEELESIFLDIWDGYPAERAQIIDFIREQQIDNVVLITGDIHSAYAFDIAKYPSVFSRPNQAPDYQAESGEGAVAVEFVSPSVTSANFDENIGAMQAKMLEYQINKPLPNGINPNPHMKFVDLTRHGYFILDLSDERAQADWYFVETVLQPTDKEVFAEGWFTNSGENRLQKATAPAK; from the coding sequence ATGAAACGCTTTGTACACTCCTTACTTTTTTTGGTGTGCCTCTGCCCTACCCTGCTCTTGGCACAAAATCCTGTTTTTGAATATGGTGTAGCCTCAGGCGACCCTCTACACGACCGTGTCATTATCTGGACGCGTGTCAGCCCGGCTAAGGCCAATACCAAAAAAACACAGGTACGCTGGCAGATAGCTGCTGACGCAGGGATGCAAAATATCGTAAAATCTGGCAAGTATGAGGCCGTTCTGGCGCAGGACTATACTGTGAAGGTCGACGTAATCGGCCTACAGCCCGGACAAACGTACTACTACCGCTTTGAGACCGAAGGGCAACAATCGCCCGTAGGCCGCACCAAAACAGCTCCCACCAATGGCGCTAAGCACTTACGCTTTGCCGTAGTTTCGTGCAGTAACTATCAGGCAGGTTTTTTTAATGCCTATGCGCGTATAGCTGACCGCGAGGATTTGGATGCTGTCATTCACTTAGGCGATTATATCTATGAGTATGGCGAAGGAAGTTATGGTGACTCTACACTAGCGGCCAATGGTAAGCGTAGCCTTGAGCCTAAGCACGAAATTGTTTCATTGGCTGACTACCGCCAGCGCTATGCGCACTACCGCCGCGACCCCGACCTACAGCGTGTACATCAAATGCATCCCTTTATTACCGTGTGGGATGACCACGAGAGCGCCAACGACGCTTACACTGATGGCGCACAAAACCACAACGAAGGTGAAGGCTCTTGGGCACAGCGCCAAGCCCATGCGCGTCAAGTATATGCCGAATGGATGCCCATCCGTGGGGAGGCGCAAAGCATCTACCGCAAAATCAACTACGGCTCGATGGCCGATATCCTGATGCTCGACACCCGCCTCGAAGGACGTGAGGAGCAAATCAAGGATGTTACTGACCCGGCGCTCTACGCTCCCGACCGTACTATCTTGGGCAAAGACCAGCGCCAATGGTTGCTCGATGAATTGAAAAACTCTACCGCCCGCTGGAAAGTAATTGGCAATCAGGTGGTTTTTGCGGAGTTTAACGTAGGTTGGGCCGCCGCTGCCACCGGTCGTCAGCCTGAGGAGTTGGAGTCTATCTTCTTGGATATTTGGGACGGCTACCCTGCCGAGCGTGCACAAATCATCGATTTCATCCGTGAACAACAGATAGACAATGTGGTACTTATCACTGGCGATATCCACTCAGCCTATGCTTTTGATATTGCCAAGTACCCTTCGGTCTTTAGTCGCCCTAACCAAGCCCCTGACTATCAGGCCGAAAGCGGAGAAGGCGCTGTAGCTGTAGAGTTTGTAAGCCCTAGCGTTACCTCGGCTAACTTCGACGAGAACATTGGTGCGATGCAAGCCAAGATGCTCGAATACCAAATCAACAAGCCCCTGCCCAATGGCATCAACCCCAACCCACATATGAAGTTTGTGGACTTGACCCGCCACGGGTACTTTATCCTAGACCTCAGCGACGAGCGTGCTCAAGCTGATTGGTACTTTGTAGAAACTGTATTGCAACCTACTGATAAAGAGGTATTTGCTGAAGGTTGGTTTACCAACAGCGGCGAAAACCGCCTCCAAAAAGCAACCGCCCCTGCTAAATAA
- a CDS encoding GTP-binding protein: MENSQTLVKRKTQGKLPVTVLSGFLGAGKTTLLNHILHNKEGLRVAVIVNDMSEVNIDAQLVKQQHTLSRTEEKLVEMSNGCICCTLREDLMVEVERLAKEQRFDYLLIESTGISEPVPVAQTFTFQDEANGIDLSRYAQLDTMVTVVDALNFGRDFGSMDTVHSRNLNDDNTDQRTIVNLLTDQVEFANVIILNKTDLVSAEQLGELKAVLHKLNPEAVLVESHFGKVPLSTVLNTGLFDFEAASSSAGWIRELQQEHTPETEEYGISSMVFRSPRPFHPERFWFWLSQNFPANIIRSKGLFWIGSRPDEALSWSQAGGSLRAESAGVWWASMPFEQRLMYPAFIENQAEIENRWSKAYGDRLNELVFIGQDLNRPNLEAELEDCLCTEAEWQAQLSGKKLRDPFPPTM, translated from the coding sequence ATGGAAAATAGCCAAACACTAGTAAAGAGAAAAACACAGGGGAAGTTACCTGTTACGGTTTTGAGTGGATTTCTGGGTGCGGGCAAAACGACCTTGCTCAACCACATACTGCACAACAAAGAGGGGCTGCGCGTGGCCGTGATTGTTAATGATATGAGTGAGGTCAATATCGATGCGCAGCTGGTCAAGCAGCAACATACCCTCAGCCGCACCGAAGAGAAGCTCGTCGAGATGTCCAACGGGTGTATCTGTTGTACCCTGCGCGAAGACCTGATGGTAGAAGTGGAACGCCTTGCCAAGGAGCAGCGCTTTGATTACCTGCTCATCGAGAGTACGGGCATCAGCGAGCCGGTGCCTGTAGCGCAGACTTTCACCTTCCAAGATGAGGCCAACGGCATAGACCTCAGCCGCTACGCACAGCTTGATACGATGGTAACGGTGGTAGATGCACTTAACTTTGGGCGTGATTTCGGGAGTATGGATACTGTTCATAGCCGCAACCTCAACGACGACAACACCGACCAGCGCACTATCGTCAATCTACTGACCGACCAAGTGGAGTTTGCCAATGTGATTATTCTCAACAAAACTGACCTTGTGTCGGCGGAGCAGCTGGGCGAGCTAAAGGCTGTGTTGCACAAGCTCAACCCAGAGGCGGTGCTCGTAGAGAGTCATTTTGGCAAAGTACCCCTCAGTACCGTACTCAACACGGGTTTGTTTGATTTCGAGGCTGCATCGAGTAGCGCCGGTTGGATTCGTGAACTCCAGCAGGAGCACACACCCGAAACAGAAGAATATGGCATTAGTTCGATGGTCTTCCGGAGCCCGCGCCCTTTTCATCCGGAGCGCTTTTGGTTTTGGCTCTCCCAAAATTTCCCAGCCAATATCATCCGTAGCAAGGGCCTGTTTTGGATTGGCTCTCGCCCCGACGAGGCGCTGAGTTGGTCGCAGGCCGGAGGCTCCCTACGCGCCGAAAGCGCAGGTGTATGGTGGGCCAGTATGCCTTTTGAGCAGCGACTGATGTATCCGGCCTTTATCGAAAACCAAGCCGAAATCGAAAACCGTTGGAGCAAAGCCTATGGCGACCGCCTCAATGAGCTGGTGTTTATAGGTCAAGACCTGAACCGCCCAAACCTCGAAGCTGAGCTTGAGGACTGCCTCTGCACTGAGGCCGAATGGCAAGCACAGTTGAGTGGTAAAAAACTCCGCGACCCCTTCCCGCCAACCATGTAG
- a CDS encoding M24 family metallopeptidase, which translates to MSINKESELVGMKAVSDVVAYTLKEMKNYARPGMSTKQLDDFGAGILKDFGAHSAPFKTYQFPGWTCISVGQEFCHGIPSARRVLQEGDLINIDVSAELNGFWSDNGASFVLGQDRRNRQQFKKNAVVAIETFIATDSNYAVVLNDGWTMVGNKGGYMAQHEHTIVVTDGQPIILTDKNEIWA; encoded by the coding sequence ATGTCTATCAACAAAGAGTCCGAGTTAGTCGGGATGAAGGCCGTAAGCGATGTAGTGGCTTACACCCTAAAAGAGATGAAAAACTACGCCCGCCCGGGAATGAGTACCAAGCAACTAGACGATTTTGGTGCGGGGATTTTGAAGGATTTCGGCGCTCATTCGGCACCATTCAAGACTTATCAGTTTCCGGGTTGGACTTGTATCAGCGTTGGGCAGGAGTTTTGCCACGGCATCCCCTCGGCGCGTCGGGTACTCCAAGAAGGCGACCTTATCAATATCGATGTGTCTGCTGAGCTCAATGGCTTCTGGTCTGACAACGGCGCGTCGTTTGTCCTTGGTCAAGACCGCCGCAACCGCCAGCAATTTAAGAAAAACGCAGTGGTGGCCATCGAAACCTTCATCGCTACCGACTCCAACTATGCCGTAGTGCTCAACGACGGCTGGACGATGGTCGGCAACAAGGGTGGCTATATGGCTCAACACGAGCATACCATCGTCGTTACGGATGGGCAGCCCATCATCCTCACCGACAAAAACGAGATTTGGGCTTAA
- a CDS encoding leucine-rich repeat domain-containing protein yields the protein MTQLQSLPPEADTKIKSLLESTENTNHRLALLLLKGYDLPQDPNLTQAIIDSPQLLLMCLQICPPSQMQSPGWLHFYNQVDTFRATMFKTNYLPDELYQLQALRALYLDFNEFSEFPEGIFRLETLQTLNLNYNRITQIPERIATLEALESFEMVYNGIEYLPKSFVTLTRLRQLDLHLNMLGDLPDGFEQLQQLEALNLNSNEFTLFPEVVLELSQLHTLNLSRNMLGSLPKELGEMKKLEKLQIQQNHLSKLPDTLAQLKDLQHLSVEHNNLITIPECIPEMTSLTFLNLKNNELASLSESLTNLKNIQFLDITNNPLQDIKITPKLKNWIMGIPNFQADKKILELIKKEG from the coding sequence ATGACACAACTACAATCTTTACCTCCCGAAGCCGATACGAAGATTAAAAGTTTACTCGAAAGTACCGAAAATACCAATCACAGGCTTGCCCTACTATTGCTCAAAGGCTACGACCTACCCCAAGACCCTAACTTGACGCAAGCTATCATCGACAGCCCTCAGCTCTTGCTGATGTGTTTGCAGATTTGCCCCCCAAGCCAAATGCAATCGCCGGGCTGGCTGCATTTCTACAATCAAGTCGATACCTTCAGGGCTACTATGTTCAAAACCAACTACTTGCCCGATGAGCTATACCAGCTCCAGGCTTTGCGTGCGCTGTACCTTGACTTCAACGAGTTTTCGGAGTTCCCCGAAGGAATTTTCAGACTGGAAACCCTCCAAACCCTTAACCTCAATTATAATCGAATCACCCAAATACCAGAGCGTATCGCTACTTTAGAAGCGTTGGAGTCTTTTGAAATGGTATATAACGGCATAGAGTACCTCCCCAAAAGCTTTGTAACCCTGACCCGCCTACGACAGCTCGATCTGCACCTCAATATGCTCGGCGACTTGCCCGATGGCTTCGAACAACTCCAACAACTCGAGGCACTCAACCTCAACTCTAATGAATTTACGCTCTTTCCGGAGGTAGTGTTGGAGCTTTCCCAACTACATACGCTCAATCTCTCTCGGAATATGTTGGGTAGCTTGCCGAAGGAGTTGGGGGAAATGAAGAAACTCGAAAAATTACAAATACAGCAAAATCACTTATCCAAACTGCCCGACACGCTCGCACAACTCAAAGACTTACAACACCTTTCTGTAGAGCATAATAATCTCATAACTATACCAGAATGTATTCCAGAAATGACATCTTTGACCTTTCTGAATCTCAAGAATAATGAGCTGGCCTCACTCTCAGAAAGCCTTACAAACCTTAAAAATATACAATTTTTAGACATCACCAACAATCCTCTACAAGATATCAAGATAACGCCAAAACTGAAAAACTGGATAATGGGTATACCAAATTTTCAGGCAGATAAAAAAATATTAGAATTAATCAAGAAAGAAGGGTAG
- a CDS encoding sensor histidine kinase produces MTVFAQLSHCLLLCGLLCGVIVSAPADLYAQTANKPYYSVLVLHSYHQGYSWTDSINQGLREVFDTTKLELDIHYEYLYVKTQTFDADYQERLKNLYAYKYADKQVDVLLAVDDAALAFLEKYRSVLFGKEVPIVFCGINEFRVNYPPFSTGIEERVDVEQTLESIHRLQPGLQRLHIVAQDSVNTWPAARLRQQVQQIDGFQPKLVWYTGELRFQDLCRRLREEVRPTDAVLYLGYIDLSQRTRASQQYAPVHKFVQATIDCPAPIYTIWSFFLLPHVTGGMITSGVKHGREAAKRIVLVLGGVSPEDLPVAASANTHLYNYPVLQKHRLSAANLPAGSQILLVPPSFWVKHKELLFLGLVVMVVMVGAIVVLSVKIRNKQRKELLHKQYLNVIRHSKNKLREQNTHLQHTNQALDNFVYHISHDLRAPLASVLGLIHICHLSNNYEEVKYYLQLIEENVERLDKFITDVLDYSRNSRTELEQEPIDFQKLCQESWEHLAYMIIDENIELQTSIELPQTFLCDYYRLKIIFNNLLSNAIKYRRTQEDIKSWVRVQVHYPNPQQLQIKITDNGQGISEEYLPNVFKMFYRAAYNAKGSGLGLYIVREVVEKMHGTITVQSTLGKGTSFIILLPTKQPTPSPNENTSEVLLPSASETSP; encoded by the coding sequence GTGACCGTTTTCGCCCAGCTTTCGCATTGCTTATTGCTTTGTGGGCTGTTGTGTGGAGTTATTGTGAGTGCTCCTGCCGACCTCTATGCCCAAACCGCCAATAAGCCTTATTACAGTGTGTTGGTGCTCCATTCATATCATCAGGGTTATAGCTGGACAGACAGCATCAACCAAGGGCTGCGGGAGGTGTTTGATACCACAAAGTTAGAACTAGATATTCACTATGAGTACCTCTATGTGAAAACACAAACTTTTGATGCAGACTATCAAGAGCGGCTCAAAAACCTTTATGCATATAAATATGCAGATAAGCAGGTAGATGTTTTGCTGGCTGTGGATGATGCGGCACTGGCTTTTTTGGAAAAATACCGGAGCGTGCTTTTTGGTAAAGAAGTCCCGATTGTATTTTGTGGTATCAATGAGTTTCGGGTCAACTATCCACCTTTTAGTACCGGTATTGAAGAACGAGTAGATGTAGAGCAGACCCTTGAAAGCATCCATAGGCTACAGCCCGGGCTTCAGCGCCTACACATAGTCGCTCAGGACTCTGTAAATACTTGGCCTGCTGCTCGGCTGCGCCAACAGGTACAACAAATAGACGGATTTCAACCCAAACTGGTTTGGTATACGGGCGAGCTGCGTTTCCAAGATTTATGCCGTCGCCTTCGTGAAGAAGTACGCCCTACGGATGCGGTGCTATACTTGGGCTACATTGACCTTAGCCAACGAACCCGCGCCTCCCAACAATATGCCCCTGTACATAAGTTTGTACAGGCCACCATCGACTGCCCCGCGCCTATCTATACGATATGGAGCTTTTTCTTGCTGCCTCACGTAACTGGTGGGATGATTACTTCGGGGGTCAAGCACGGTCGCGAAGCAGCCAAACGCATAGTGTTGGTATTAGGAGGTGTATCTCCAGAAGACCTCCCTGTGGCTGCCAGTGCCAACACCCATCTATACAACTATCCTGTCTTGCAAAAACACCGACTCTCGGCGGCTAACTTGCCCGCCGGCAGCCAAATCCTCCTAGTACCGCCTAGTTTTTGGGTCAAACATAAAGAACTGCTATTTTTGGGCTTAGTGGTGATGGTGGTAATGGTGGGTGCGATTGTGGTGCTTTCGGTCAAAATACGCAATAAGCAACGCAAAGAACTGCTCCACAAACAGTATCTCAACGTCATCAGGCATAGCAAAAACAAGCTCCGAGAGCAAAATACCCACCTACAACACACCAACCAAGCCCTTGACAACTTTGTCTACCATATCTCCCACGATTTGCGCGCACCTCTGGCCTCGGTCTTGGGGTTGATTCATATCTGCCACCTCAGCAACAATTACGAAGAGGTCAAATATTACCTACAATTGATAGAAGAAAATGTAGAACGCTTGGATAAGTTTATTACGGATGTGCTCGACTACTCGCGAAACAGCCGTACTGAGCTAGAACAAGAGCCGATAGATTTCCAGAAGCTTTGCCAAGAATCGTGGGAACACTTGGCCTATATGATTATCGACGAGAATATAGAACTTCAAACTTCTATAGAATTGCCACAGACCTTTTTGTGCGATTATTATAGGCTAAAGATTATTTTTAACAACCTACTCAGCAATGCTATCAAATATCGCCGGACTCAAGAGGATATCAAATCGTGGGTGAGGGTGCAGGTACATTATCCTAACCCTCAACAGCTCCAAATCAAGATTACGGATAACGGGCAAGGGATTTCGGAAGAATATCTGCCCAATGTATTCAAGATGTTTTATCGTGCGGCATATAATGCGAAAGGTTCGGGACTAGGGTTGTATATCGTTCGGGAGGTAGTGGAGAAAATGCACGGAACCATTACCGTCCAATCTACCCTCGGTAAGGGGACTAGCTTTATTATATTGCTGCCCACAAAACAACCAACGCCCTCCCCTAACGAAAACACAAGCGAGGTATTGCTTCCCTCTGCATCTGAAACAAGTCCTTAA